The following are from one region of the Mycolicibacterium helvum genome:
- a CDS encoding MarR family winged helix-turn-helix transcriptional regulator, giving the protein MDHNEPGDTVDAIVAAWRRELPSVPTDSIGIVTRLWHIAKLLGDDRARVVRSLGADMATLDLLSTLRRSGSPYRMTTRALADASLITAGAITQRVDRAVTQGLVTRTSRAGSRAVDVELTQVGYRATDELVTAVLTHENELLDGLDARQRQHLADTLSTLLSHLVKTLDDRRPIGHVGHDRDQP; this is encoded by the coding sequence TTGGACCACAATGAACCAGGCGATACCGTCGATGCGATCGTCGCGGCGTGGCGGCGCGAACTACCCTCTGTTCCAACGGATTCCATTGGCATCGTGACGCGCCTGTGGCACATTGCCAAGCTGCTCGGTGACGACCGTGCGCGGGTCGTGCGTTCCTTGGGTGCAGATATGGCCACGCTCGATCTACTCTCGACGCTGCGTCGCAGCGGTAGCCCGTATCGCATGACGACCAGGGCGCTTGCCGATGCCTCCCTCATCACTGCCGGCGCGATCACCCAGCGCGTGGATCGGGCCGTCACGCAGGGTCTCGTCACCCGCACTAGCCGCGCAGGCTCGCGAGCGGTCGACGTCGAACTGACACAAGTTGGCTACCGCGCCACCGACGAGCTCGTCACCGCCGTCTTGACGCACGAGAACGAGCTGCTCGATGGACTCGACGCACGCCAGCGGCAGCACCTCGCAGATACTCTGTCGACCCTGCTGTCCCACCTCGTTAAGACACTTGATGACCGGCGCCCAATTGGGCACGTTGGACACGACAGAGACCAGCCCTAG
- a CDS encoding pyridoxine 5'-phosphate oxidase C-terminal domain-containing protein — MTGAQLGTLDTTETSPSHSQLTLNVFEGLVSQRVFEIRAACETAFADARHRLADDPGLVSPTWCVYVVEAHTVEFWQGDTDRMHTRVQYRRNPPAGTAHCSGPNATSRF; from the coding sequence ATGACCGGCGCCCAATTGGGCACGTTGGACACGACAGAGACCAGCCCTAGCCATTCGCAGTTGACACTTAACGTGTTCGAAGGTCTTGTCTCACAGCGAGTGTTTGAGATCCGAGCGGCATGTGAGACGGCGTTCGCCGATGCTCGGCATCGACTCGCCGACGATCCGGGATTGGTCTCGCCCACGTGGTGCGTGTACGTCGTGGAGGCGCACACCGTCGAGTTTTGGCAGGGCGACACCGACCGCATGCACACCCGCGTGCAGTATCGCCGGAATCCGCCCGCTGGGACCGCACATTGCTCTGGCCCTAACGCAACGTCTCGTTTCTAG
- a CDS encoding aminoglycoside phosphotransferase family protein has protein sequence MHPGQLTISAAVVGTLIAEQFPQWTGLPIQPVSGAGTVNAIFRIGEHVVVRFPLEPSEDIESVRQELGLEAAAAEELSGRTPVATPTPLGIGQPGAGYPLPWSVYTWLPGDPATADSCSQSDSFATDLAKFIKAVRAIDTRGRTYDGNGRGGDLGSYDEWIELCLANSEGLLDVPSLQATWDQIRVLPRGETPDVMNHGDLIPPNILILGGCLAGVLDVSGFKAADPALDLVSAWHLLDAPRRELLRNHLGCDDDEWRRGRGWAFQQAMGAVWYYVESNPIMSTNCRRTLERIQADTDC, from the coding sequence ATGCACCCCGGTCAGCTGACCATCTCGGCGGCCGTGGTCGGAACGCTCATCGCTGAGCAGTTCCCTCAGTGGACGGGCCTGCCCATCCAGCCAGTGTCGGGAGCCGGCACTGTCAACGCTATTTTCCGTATCGGCGAGCATGTCGTAGTCCGATTTCCTCTGGAGCCCAGTGAGGACATCGAGTCGGTGCGCCAGGAGCTTGGGCTGGAGGCGGCAGCCGCCGAAGAACTCAGTGGGCGCACCCCCGTTGCTACTCCCACTCCGCTGGGGATTGGGCAACCCGGCGCGGGCTATCCGTTGCCGTGGTCGGTCTACACCTGGTTACCAGGTGACCCCGCTACCGCCGATAGCTGTTCTCAATCCGATTCGTTCGCAACGGATTTGGCAAAGTTCATTAAGGCGGTGCGTGCCATCGACACCCGGGGCCGCACCTACGACGGCAACGGCCGCGGCGGCGACCTGGGATCGTACGACGAGTGGATCGAGCTGTGTCTGGCCAACAGCGAAGGCCTGCTGGACGTGCCGAGCTTGCAGGCGACGTGGGATCAGATCCGAGTGCTCCCGCGGGGAGAGACCCCCGACGTGATGAACCACGGCGACCTGATCCCACCCAACATCCTCATCCTCGGCGGTTGTCTTGCGGGAGTGCTCGATGTCAGCGGCTTCAAGGCCGCCGATCCCGCGTTGGACCTGGTGAGCGCCTGGCACTTACTCGACGCGCCTCGTCGTGAGCTGCTCCGCAACCACCTCGGATGCGACGACGACGAATGGCGACGTGGACGCGGATGGGCGTTCCAACAGGCCATGGGCGCTGTCTGGTACTACGTCGAGAGCAACCCCATCATGAGCACCAACTGCCGCCGCACCCTTGAGCGCATCCAAGCCGACACCGACTGCTGA